The Sphingosinicellaceae bacterium genome includes the window ACCATCCGACGCTGGGCGGCATCGCACGCAAATCGCTGATACCGCTTGCCGAGGAGCGCGGGCGCATTCGCGAACTGACGATCTGGGTGCTGCGCCAGGCACTCGCCGACCAGGCACGTCTAGCTGCGAGCGGCCGCACGATCGCGGTCCACATCAACGTCTCGGCCGGACTGCTGACGGATGCCGATTTCGTGCGCGACGTCTGCACGCTGGTCGGGCCGGCGACCGGCGTTATCGGCCTCGAGATAACCGAGACGGCCTTCATCGAAAATTCGCCGCTGGCGTTGATAAACCTGCAGCGCATGATCAACCAGGGCATCTCGGTATCGATCGACGATTATGGATCGGGAATGTCGTCGCTGGCCTACCTGAAGGAGTTGCCGGCGAAGGAGCTCAAGATCGACAAGATGTTCGTCAGCGGCATGACCATGAGCCACCGGGACCCGCTGATCGTGCGGTCGACGATCGATCTTGCCCATGCGCTCGGCCTCACCGTGGTCGCCGAAGGCGTCGAGAGCCTCGGCGCGCTGGCCCTGCTGCGGGTGATGGGCTGCGACTATGCGCAGGGCTTCCTGATCAGCCCGGCACTCCCGATCGGCGAACTCGAGGTCTATCTCGACGAGGGCTCCCACCGCACCATCCTGTCGGATGCGGCGGCGAGCGTCAGGCCGCCGACGGCGTTCTGGGCGCGCATCGGGCGT containing:
- a CDS encoding EAL domain-containing protein translates to MISSPSADQRRLLRDLPVALTNGEIFLVYQPKLRLRNGEVDGVEALVRWNHPTLGGIARKSLIPLAEERGRIRELTIWVLRQALADQARLAASGRTIAVHINVSAGLLTDADFVRDVCTLVGPATGVIGLEITETAFIENSPLALINLQRMINQGISVSIDDYGSGMSSLAYLKELPAKELKIDKMFVSGMTMSHRDPLIVRSTIDLAHALGLTVVAEGVESLGALALLRVMGCDYAQGFLISPALPIGELEVYLDEGSHRTILSDAAASVRPPTAFWARIGRDDGSDTPHGEPQRGDSPTSAAVTG